The window AGGACAGCCAAGATCATCCTTTAGCTCCTGAAAAATATTTCTCAATGATGGCGGATGCTTCACGCCAGGCTGAACAGAAAAGCTTAATCCATGTGCCTGACCTGGGCCATGATAAGGGTCTTGTCCCAAAATCACCACTTTGACCTCTTCATAAGACGTCAAATGAAGCGCACGATAAACGTCATCCGGTTTCGGAAAAACGGTCTGCGTGCGATATTCTTCCTTCATCCATTCACGTAATTCCTGATAATACGGCTGTTCAAATTCACTTTTCATCACAGCCCACCAACTATCATTTAAAAATGGCTTCATTGGGGTTCTCCTCCTTCTATCTGCTGCGTTAGTCTGGAGATCATCGGTTTTCCGTCCCACACAATATCACTCTCTGATTCTCGTTTTTTCATCGCTGGTTCTTCTAATAAGACAGCAAAGTTAGCTGTCGGCAGGTCACCCAGCTCATGCTTTTCACTTAGATCATCTAAGTAGTTCTTCCTTGTTTCACCAAGATCACTAGACTGATTCCCACCGCCGTCAAAAAACGCATAGATCACGCTGGCAGCTGGCACTCGTTTGACACGGGCATGCTGTGATACACGCAAAAAGAAGTCCCAGTCCCAATAATGATGCATCGCTGGATCAAAATAGCCAATCTCATCGTGTATACAGCGTTTGTACATACTGCCGGAAGGAACATAGGTAGAAAAAACACGCATATCCTCAATAGCTGCTGTATAAGCAAATAAACGTCTCGACACCGGGAAACGGGTCGCGCCTTTTTCTTCAAATGACACAATTTCTGCATCAGAAAAGACAAAATCGGCGTCCTCCAGCGCCTTACTCATACGTTCAATATGACAAGGTGTAAAATAATCATCGTCGTCACTCAGCATGATGACATCGCCTGTCAGCTCCCGCACCCCCACGTTTCTAGCATTCACATGCTGGACATTCTCATCTAAATGGATCAAGCGGATCGGAAGTTCAGAGTAGAGTTCCTGGATGATGTCGACTCGCTCTCCTGCATCATTCACAACCACAATTTCAAAAGGCTGTACAGTTTGTCTCGTAATGGATTCAAGCAGCTCACACAGTGCGCTGAGCCGGTTATGTGTCACAATTAATAAGGAAATCTTCATATTCAGCTTACTCCTTTAATAAATTCGTCTTTTTCCATTAAAACATAAAATGACGTTCTTCTCATGATATAAAAGGCGGTTTGATGTGACGGGAAAATGGGAATTTTTGATGAAAAGGAGTGATCACGATGGAATATTTCACAGTAGAAAATAGCAAAGAAGCCAAACAGACCATTGAACAAATACGTTCAGCAAAGGATGATATTTTTGTTTTTGCGTACGATCCAGAACGCTCTGATACCGTCACAGAGCATACGAATGCCAAAAGCATGACAGCGGTCGATCAAGGGATTTTAGATCAAATCGCCAATGTCATCCGCACCCGGGATGACGAGCTCATGGCCAAAATGATGTCAGTTGGCGCCGATCAGGAATTAGCTTTAACTCTTTTAGACGAACTCAAAAAGGGGAAATTGGTGATTTGTAAAAGGTAAGGGGAAAGGCGTTCTTCCTAGGGTGGAACGCTTTTTTATGTCGTTTCATTGTGATAAACGGAAAAGCTGATTATAATAAGGGATAGAACAGTAACTGTTACACATCACATTGGAGGTTCAGCAACTATGTCTATGAATAAAGCACTCACCATCGCAGGGTCGGATTCAAGCGGCGGTGCAGGTATCCAAGCAGATTTAAAAACGTTTCAAGAAAAAAACGTCTACGGGATGACAGCTTTAACCGTTGTCGTTGCAATGGACCCTCATAACCATTGGGATCATCAGGTGTTTCCAATTGATACGGCGACGATTCGTGCGCAGCTCTCTACCATTGTAGAAGGCATTGGGGTAGATGCACTGAAAACGGGTATGCTCCCAACAGTCGACGTGATCGAACTTGCAGCTGACACTATCAAAACATACGACCTAAAAAATGTCGTCATTGATCCTGTTATGGTTTGTAAGGGTGCGAACGAAGTCCTTTACCCAGAGCACGCTGAAGCACTGCGCGAAAAACTCACACCACTGGCAACCGTCATCACGCCTAACCTTTTCGAAGCAGGTCAATTAAGCGGAATCGGTGAGATCAAAACGATTGAACAAATGGAAGAAGCGGCAAAACGCATTCACGAACTTGGTGCCAAGTATGTGGTCATCACGGGAGGCGGTAAGCTAAGCCAAGATAAAGCGATCGATTTGCTTTATGATGGACAAACCTTCGAACGCCTTGAAACAGATAAGATCGACACAGAATACACACACGGCGCAGGCTGCACATTCTCAGCAGCAGTCACAGCTGAACTAGCAAACGGCTCAGACGTGAAAGAAGCCATTTATGCAGCAAAAAAATTCATCACAGCTGCCATCAAAGGCTCTTTCCAGCTAAATGAATACATCGGACCAACAAAGCATTCTGCTCATCGTGTTGACAAATAGAACAGAAAAACCCGATTCGCCTTGTTAATGGGCGAATCGGGTTTTGTTTGTACTTACAAGCTCTTGTATACCTTCTCTATTCTCTCAAATTCATCACGTAAATCACTATCATCAGGTCTTCCCGTAATCACTTTTAAAAACTCGATAAATTGATGACCTGATTCAATGAGTTGATATACAAACTCTTTAAAGTCGGCCACCAATATCTGATTTTCAAGTGATAACATAATTTCTCGATCGGATTTTCTCTCCAACTGTATTTCTAGAGGTAAACTTGGATAATAAATCTTTCCGTACCCTTCTTCCATGTAATCTACTAATACATTTTTATAATAATGCCACAACTCTTCAATAGAATCTGGATTTTCGA is drawn from Bacillus pumilus and contains these coding sequences:
- a CDS encoding general stress protein; this encodes MEYFTVENSKEAKQTIEQIRSAKDDIFVFAYDPERSDTVTEHTNAKSMTAVDQGILDQIANVIRTRDDELMAKMMSVGADQELALTLLDELKKGKLVICKR
- a CDS encoding glycosyltransferase family 2 protein, with product MKISLLIVTHNRLSALCELLESITRQTVQPFEIVVVNDAGERVDIIQELYSELPIRLIHLDENVQHVNARNVGVRELTGDVIMLSDDDDYFTPCHIERMSKALEDADFVFSDAEIVSFEEKGATRFPVSRRLFAYTAAIEDMRVFSTYVPSGSMYKRCIHDEIGYFDPAMHHYWDWDFFLRVSQHARVKRVPAASVIYAFFDGGGNQSSDLGETRKNYLDDLSEKHELGDLPTANFAVLLEEPAMKKRESESDIVWDGKPMISRLTQQIEGGEPQ
- a CDS encoding bifunctional hydroxymethylpyrimidine kinase/phosphomethylpyrimidine kinase, with translation MSMNKALTIAGSDSSGGAGIQADLKTFQEKNVYGMTALTVVVAMDPHNHWDHQVFPIDTATIRAQLSTIVEGIGVDALKTGMLPTVDVIELAADTIKTYDLKNVVIDPVMVCKGANEVLYPEHAEALREKLTPLATVITPNLFEAGQLSGIGEIKTIEQMEEAAKRIHELGAKYVVITGGGKLSQDKAIDLLYDGQTFERLETDKIDTEYTHGAGCTFSAAVTAELANGSDVKEAIYAAKKFITAAIKGSFQLNEYIGPTKHSAHRVDK